In one window of Pseudomonadales bacterium DNA:
- a CDS encoding FAD-dependent oxidoreductase, which yields MTHAAADLVIIGGGIAGLWTLALARASGIEAILLEAEALGSGQTICSQGIIHGGSKYALQGKITGATNAIANMPEIWSKALSGKGPVKLSKTQQLADHQYLIPSNSIDGKVLSFFGSKSMASFSQRVKADKLPAAMQQLSIRQSCFKLYEPVLAVDSMLKDFQQQFADYIYRYRLTADAVQISDSGVRIQLQQDQTSVTLNTKLLLNCAGEGFSQLQTLMPDQAMQLRPLHMLSVKNTQQSLPQLYGHFIGRSSKPLLTVTSHPGPDGISWYLGGNIAEQGVELSHQQQVTACKSLLSQLLPALDQSHLSFQSIKIQRAEPAQTGLVRPDDAYLNISGRLMTAWPTKLALAPRLAEKVMETISTLAPALDSASAKDVGTAAEANIDLEQLPLPRPDCADYPWLDIADKQAALPRVNP from the coding sequence ATGACCCATGCTGCGGCTGACCTAGTAATCATTGGTGGAGGCATAGCTGGGCTATGGACCCTTGCGCTGGCGCGCGCATCCGGCATCGAGGCGATATTACTTGAAGCTGAGGCACTTGGCAGCGGGCAAACCATTTGCTCTCAGGGCATTATTCACGGCGGTTCAAAATACGCATTACAGGGCAAAATTACCGGCGCCACCAACGCTATCGCGAATATGCCTGAGATATGGTCTAAGGCCTTATCAGGCAAAGGGCCAGTAAAGCTATCAAAAACTCAGCAGTTAGCGGATCATCAATATTTGATCCCCAGCAATAGTATCGATGGCAAAGTGCTATCGTTCTTTGGCTCAAAGTCGATGGCATCGTTCTCACAGCGGGTAAAAGCCGATAAGTTACCTGCGGCCATGCAGCAGCTGTCGATTCGCCAATCATGTTTTAAGCTTTATGAGCCAGTTTTAGCCGTTGATAGCATGCTGAAGGATTTTCAGCAGCAGTTTGCTGACTATATTTATCGCTATCGTTTAACGGCTGACGCGGTACAAATATCAGATAGCGGCGTGAGGATTCAACTGCAACAGGATCAAACATCCGTCACACTAAACACTAAACTATTGCTTAACTGCGCCGGCGAAGGCTTTTCTCAACTGCAGACGTTGATGCCAGACCAGGCGATGCAGTTACGCCCCTTGCATATGCTCAGTGTAAAAAACACCCAGCAGTCATTGCCGCAACTTTATGGCCACTTTATTGGTCGATCAAGCAAGCCCTTGTTGACGGTCACCTCGCACCCCGGCCCCGATGGCATAAGCTGGTATCTTGGCGGCAATATTGCTGAGCAAGGGGTTGAATTATCGCACCAGCAACAAGTGACAGCCTGTAAAAGCTTGCTCAGTCAGCTATTACCCGCGCTAGATCAATCTCATTTAAGTTTTCAAAGTATTAAGATTCAGCGAGCCGAGCCTGCTCAAACTGGTCTCGTTCGACCCGATGATGCTTACTTGAATATTAGCGGGCGCTTAATGACAGCTTGGCCTACCAAGCTGGCGCTAGCACCTCGCTTAGCCGAAAAAGTCATGGAGACTATCAGCACATTAGCACCCGCCTTAGACTCAGCTAGTGCAAAGGATGTAGGCACTGCGGCTGAAGCCAATATAGACCTTGAGCAATTACCGCTGCCACGGCCCGACTGCGCTGACTACCCATGGCTAGATATAGCTGACAAACAAGCAGCCTTGCCAAGAGTAAATCCATGA
- a CDS encoding aldo/keto reductase, producing the protein MTNIPKHRVSATECTLSALSLGTVKFGRNQSVKYPSGFDLPSDQALSDLLSQCRDLGITSLDTAPAYGIAEQRLGKLLKGQRKDFEIISKAGEHYHSQSQQSAYDFSAKALNQQLEQSLRTLQTDYLDCWLLHSNGEDMQNLSDEVIHCMQQAKQAGKVLSVGLSGKTVAGGKYALTHLDTIMMTASLNYHDEDELFEQASANDKQVVLKKIFDSGWMMQTESDAEKQRLLTESFAYLFAKPAVASAVIGTINPHHLQQNVQAFNNSQG; encoded by the coding sequence ATGACCAATATACCCAAGCACCGCGTCTCTGCAACCGAATGCACACTCAGTGCCTTAAGCTTAGGCACAGTAAAATTTGGCCGCAATCAATCGGTAAAATATCCCAGTGGCTTCGATTTACCGAGCGATCAAGCCTTGTCCGACTTACTGAGTCAATGCCGTGATCTCGGCATCACCAGCTTAGATACTGCACCCGCCTACGGTATTGCCGAGCAGCGCTTGGGCAAATTACTCAAAGGCCAGCGTAAAGACTTCGAAATCATCTCGAAAGCGGGTGAACACTATCATAGCCAAAGCCAGCAATCCGCTTACGATTTCTCGGCCAAAGCCTTGAATCAACAGCTAGAGCAGAGCTTAAGAACTTTGCAAACCGACTATCTCGACTGCTGGCTACTGCATTCAAATGGCGAGGATATGCAAAATCTCAGCGATGAAGTGATACACTGCATGCAACAAGCCAAACAGGCTGGCAAGGTCTTATCCGTTGGCCTATCGGGTAAAACGGTTGCGGGTGGCAAATATGCCTTAACGCACCTCGACACCATTATGATGACTGCCAGCTTAAACTATCACGATGAGGATGAGCTGTTTGAGCAAGCCAGCGCAAACGATAAACAGGTGGTGCTCAAAAAAATATTCGACTCAGGCTGGATGATGCAAACAGAATCAGATGCCGAGAAGCAGCGCTTGCTCACAGAAAGCTTTGCCTATTTGTTTGCCAAACCTGCGGTTGCATCGGCCGTGATTGGCACCATTAACCCCCATCATCTTCAACAAAACGTGCAAGCTTTTAACAATAGCCAAGGCTAA
- a CDS encoding HAD family hydrolase yields the protein MYSKPCLFLDRDGIINHDIGYASKPEQIQFIPGIFSLCRFFQRHGYVIIIVTNQSGIARGYYSVEQFQQLSAWMSAQFLIRGVRISDTFFCPHHPSITGPCSCRKPAPGMLLQAIEQYRINPSQSIMIGDKESDMQAGLNAGIGCNIRIDKDHVQYRDHSVADITLKRVAQIRALFTN from the coding sequence ATGTATTCAAAACCCTGCTTATTTCTAGACCGCGACGGCATTATCAATCACGATATTGGCTATGCCAGCAAACCCGAGCAAATCCAGTTTATTCCTGGCATTTTCAGCCTGTGTCGTTTTTTTCAACGCCATGGGTATGTGATTATTATTGTCACTAACCAGTCTGGGATCGCGCGAGGCTATTACAGTGTTGAACAGTTTCAACAGCTAAGCGCCTGGATGTCGGCTCAGTTTTTAATTCGCGGCGTGCGCATCAGCGACACATTTTTCTGCCCGCATCACCCCAGCATCACAGGCCCTTGCAGCTGCCGTAAACCAGCACCCGGCATGCTTTTGCAGGCAATAGAACAGTATCGCATCAACCCTTCGCAAAGTATTATGATTGGCGACAAAGAATCTGATATGCAGGCAGGGCTTAACGCCGGCATTGGCTGCAATATCCGCATTGACAAAGATCATGTACAATACCGTGATCACAGCGTCGCCGACATCACCCTAAAGCGTGTCGCGCAGATTAGAGCGCTGTTTACTAACTGA